The DNA segment CAACACTAGGCCCCTTATGAGTCGGATTGTCGTTGAGGGCCAATTCGACCAAAGCTGTGTCGAACAATTCGTGCAATTCGACAATCTTGCCGTCTTTGATGGTCATGATCTGACAATAGGTTTGAAGGTATTCGTGTCCATTGGTGCCCATGCCTCCGCCGAACATCAATCCAACGACCCGGTGATCATCGGCGCACATGATCCGCCATTTGCGCGAAAATTGCACGGTTTCAGGGACCAGTTTCCCGACAACAGCGTCGGCAACCAAAGGACCAAAACAGACATCCTTGCCTTCCCAACGCCCAGAAACCGGTGTCGAACCCAATAGGTTGAAGGCGACATCATCGCTGTGCAAAGCGGCCAATGCTTCAAAATCACCATCGGCCAACGATGTGTAAAACCGTTCCGCCACTGCGATGTTCGCGTCTCTCAATTCAGACATGGGTTCGACCGCCCTTACCCAAATGCGGGCCGGGAATTGCTCTCGCCCCAATCTTGGCGTTTGGTCCAATCGCCCAATGTTTCCAGCTCCCCCTCCAACTCGGGAAAGCGTTCATAGACGTGGTCCATATCCACTTCGAACGGCCGCGTCGGCGCTTCGTTGTTGTATTCGTAAAACGCTTGGATGCCTTTGGCGAATTCATCCCGCATTTCTGCGGGCATTGAATCCCCGGCGGCCTCGACAAGATAGCGGCCAAATTCTTCAGGTGAACACGGGTCATATGTGATGTCTTTGTCCAACGCATCGGACAGATATTGCGTGACCTGTTTGCCGACCAATCGTTCCGGGCCACCAATATTGATCCACGCGCCTTCCATATCGGGGCGATCCAAACTGGCGATCATAAACTTCGCCACATCATCGAGGCTGATCCAATTGGCTTCCAATGCCGGGTTGTGCGGATAGACATAACGACCCTCATTCACGATGAAGGGGCGCGCCCAATTGGTGAGCAGATTGTCCATAAACAACACGCTACCAAACACTGTGCCCGGGCAACCTGAGCGCCACAATGCATTGATACCTTTAGTGTTTTCGCCATAGGTGAATGGGTCACCTGGGCGATCCGGGATCCAGCTTGATGTGTTCCAAACCAGCCGTTTGACGTCCAATTCTGCACCCACTTTGCCAAGTTCGCCGATTAACACTGCGCGGTCTGCACGGGCTTGCAATGGGTGGGTGTAAAAGATGTAATCCGACCCTTCGAGGGCGGGTTTGAACGTCGCAGGATCGTAAAGGTCCATCGGGCGCACTTCGACCCGATCAATCCCATCAATCTTTGATCCGCCAAAGGGGTCTTCTTGACGTGAGATCGCGCGCACATTGTACCCCGCGCTCAACGCTTGCTTGACCTGCGCCATGCCTTGACGGCCGGATGCGCCGACGACTGTGATTAATTCCCCAGAATTGGCCATCATTCTCTCTCCCATTTGCTGAGGCACAGCCTACGAATGCCGTCGCCCCTTCGCACCGCGCCAAATTGATAGCGCCCTAGCAAAAGCGCGGCTTGTCGCGGCGGCGCGACAACCGGACAAGGTGGATATGCAAAACCGATATTGGCGCATCGAAAACCGCCCCGATGGCATCAACTTTGCCAACGCGTTGGCGTTGGTTGAGGAGGCAGTGCCGCCGATTGGCGATGGCGAGATTTTGATCCGCAACATCATGCTTTCCATGGATGCTGGCACGCGGCTTTGGCTGACCGATCGCGAAGACGGCTATCAACCGCCATTGCCCACCGGCAGCCCGATGACCGGTTTAGTCGTCGGCGAAGTGATCACCAGTCGCGCGGAAGGGTTTGCAACCGGCGATTTGGTGCGCGCCTTTGGCGTGTGGGGCGAATTGAGCCAAGTCGACGCCGTAATGAGCGGAGCGGTCATCCTTGACCCGAGTGTTGACGACAAACGCGCATGGTTTGGCCCGCTTGGCATGAACGGTTGGACTGCGCTTTGGGGTGTGGAAGAAACGGGCGCGGCAAAACCGGGTGAACGCGTGCTGGTATCCGCAGCCGCCGGCGCAACCGGGATTTTGGCGGTGCAGATCGCAAAGCTTTTGGGATGTGACGCATGGGGCATTGCGGGCGGCGCGGATAAGTGCCGGTTCCTTACAGACGATCTTGGGATCGCGGGAGCGCTCGATTACAAATCGGGAGACCTTGCCGCGCAATTGGATGGTGCCTGTCCCGCTGATGGCGGCTTTGACGTCTATTTCGACAATGTCGGCGGCCCGGTGCTCGACGAAGTGCTCACCCATATGAACCATTACGGGCGTATCGCCGTGTGCGGTTTGTTGAACGATTACAGCAGCAACACCCGCACGGCGCCGCGCGAATTCGATCAAATTTTGATGCGGCGCCTAAGGGTCGAAGGGTTTTTCAGCCCCGATTTCATGGACCAAGGGGAGCGACTGACGAAGCGGCTTCGCGAATGGTATGAGGCCGGTGAATTGGTGATGCCCTATGATGTGACACAGGGCCTTGAAAACACATTATTGGCGTATGAGAAGCTCTTCACCGGGGGCAATATCGGCAAAGTTATCGTGGAGCTTTAAAAATGATGGGAACGTTAGAAGATCGCGCAGCCATTCAGGATATAATCGCAGCCTATGCTCACGCGCTTGACCGTCGCCGTTGGGGGATGATGGACCATTTGTTTCATGACGATGCTCAATTTCAATTCGGACTGATCTCTGGTGGGTGGCGCGAATTCGTGGATCAAGCGCGCGGAATCCTCGACCCTTGCCTCGCAACGCAGCATCAACTGGGTCAAATCCTCTATGCATTCTCCGATGAAAATACTTGCCACACCGAAACCTATATGACCGCTATGCACACTGTTCCGGCGGGCTATCCGGTGCCTGAGGTTTTCCCAGATAAAGGCGAGGTCTATTCCGCTGTGATCGCTGGTCGATATATCGACCGCTTCGAGAAACGGGGCGACGGAGATGATGGCGAATGGCGCATTGCGCACCGAACCGGCGTTTATGACTGGCGCGAATTCCGCGCGGTCGAAGGCGTCGATCTGTCAGATTTACCAGAGGGATCATGCGGGGCGCACAATGAAACCGACCCATCGACGCCCGTGGTCACCCGCCTCCTTGGTTAAGATCGTCGAGACTAACCCCGCTTTATCGCAAATACGCCCGTCATGGTCGCGATGCACACGCCATCGATTGTAATCTCGCCAGATGTGTATGCCGTGCGCCCGCCCAAGCGATCCAACCGCACGCGCGCTTCCAACCAATCGCCCAATTTGGCGCCTTTCAGGTAATTGACTTGAATGGTGATGGTCGACGGCGCCAACCTTGGCCGTTCTGCATCGTAGACCGCGTGGCTTAAAGCTACATCGGCAAAGGTTGAGATCACGCCGCCATGGGCGCTGTCCTGATAATTGATGTGATGGGCACAAATACGCAGGCCAACCAATTGCGGATCGGAGCCCTGTTCCTTTAGGAAATAGGGCCCGCCATGATCGAGGAAACCGGGCGAAAAACCGGCAGAGTCAAATCCAGCAGGAGGTTCAATTTCTGTCATTCCATCACCCTACACCGACCCGGCGCAATCAAACCGCTATGAATAGTGCCAATGCCACCAAAGCGAAGCCACGCGTAGCGTCCGCACATTATGGGAAATGACTTTATGATCGAAGCCAACTCTTTTTGCGACATCGTACGCGAACACGCGCGACTAACACCTGACAAGGACGCGTTCACTTTCGGCGATGAGACGATGTCCTTTGCCGACCTCGATACAGGCAGCAATCGGGTCGCCCACGCTTTGGCCAGCATGGGTGTGACCAAAGGAGAGCGCGTCTCGTTCCTGGGAAAGAACCACCCGCTTTATTTCGAAGCGTTGTTAGGCGCGGCCAAGATTGGCGCGGTGATGACCCCAGTGAATTGGCGATTAGCCCCACCAGAGGTCGCCTATATTTTGGACAACGCGCAAACGCGTATCGTTTTCGTAGGCGAAGGTTTTGCCGATATGGTCGCCCAAGTGCGCGGCGACACACCGTTGATCGAACACATTATCGGTATAGAAGCACCCGATCACGATGGACCTGATTATCGCAATTGGCGCGATGGTTTTCCGGCCGATCCTATCCTGATTGATATCGGCCTGCACGATGATGCGCTGCAATTGTACACGTCGGGTACAACAGGACGCCCCAAAGGCGCCGTGATGACGCATGGGTCAATCTTGTCGAGCCGCGGATCAACCGAGGACGGCGATGAAAGCGCAGATATGCGGGATTGGCAGGAGCCAGTCGAAGGCGACGTAACATTGCTGGCCATGCCGTGTTTCCACATAAGCGGGACCGGCACTGGGTTGGGCACAATGGTCGCTGGATCGAATTCCATCGTCCTGCCCGAATATGATCCGACCAAGGCGCTCGATCTGATTGAGAATTTCAACATCTCAAAGATCTTCTTAGTGCCGGCGGCGATTCAAATTTTGCTCAACCATCCGCGAGTCAAAGATGTCGATTTCAGTCGCCTGAAATACGTGACCTACGGGGCCTCACCGATCCCATTGGAATTGATGCGCGAAGCGATGGAAGTCCTTGGATGCGGCTTTGTCCAAATGTATGGGATGACGGAAACGAGTGGCACAATCGTCGCGCTTGATCCAGAAGATCACGTCCCCGAAGGATCACCCAGAATGCGAAGCGTGGGGACCCCTCTGGCAGGCGTTGAGGTCAAAATCATCGACGAACAGGGCAACGAAGTGGCTGCGAACGCGGTTGGCGAAATTGCCACGCGGTCTTCTAAGAATATGAGCCGGTATTGGAACAACCCGGGCGCGACCACCGAAACTATCGACGCCGATGGATGGTTGCGCACGGGCGATGCGGGATATTTGGACGAAGACGGCTATCTCTACATCCATGACCGGGTGAAAGACATGATCATATCCGGCGGTGAAAACATCTACCCGGCTGAGGTCGAAAACGCCGTTTATGCGCATCCCAAGGTTGCCGATGTTGCCGTTATCGGGGTGCCCAGTGAAAAATGGGGCGAAGAGGTCAAAGCCTGCGTCGTTGTGAAGGAAGGCGAGACATTAAGCCAAGCCGATCTCATCGCGCACTCGCGTGAACATATTGCCGGATACAAGTGCCCCAAATCGATAGATTTTATCGACGAACTACCTCGCAATCCATCTGGGAAAATCCTCCGCCGTGAATTGCGAGCACCCTATTGGGAAGGGAAAGATCGCGCGGTGAATTGATGCGTATGTTGGGCGATCTTGCGATAAGACAGGTCGCCTATTTCGTGCCTGACATTGAACGGGCGGCGCGCGCCCATAGCGAACAATTTGGTTCTGGCCCGTTCTTCACATTGCGTCATATCGCTTTAACGCACAGCATGCATCGCGGCATCGAACGCCGGTTCGACCATTCGTCTGCTTACGGTCAATGGGGCGATGTGATGATCGAATTCGTAATGCAACACGGCAACGAACCCAGTGCGATGCGCGATCTCTACCCATTGCAATCAGGCCGCTATGGGCTGCATCATATGGCCGTATTCGTCGACAGGCTCGACACGGCGATCGCCGATTTCGAAGCACGTGGCTTCCCTCTCGCACAATTATCCGAAACACTGGATGGGACGCGATTTGCATTTGTTGATGCAACCGCGAGCCTTGGCCATATGATCGAAATGTACGAACCCAACGAAACCCTGTTGGGATTTTACAATTTCGTGCAGAACGCGGCCGACGGTTGGGACGGTTCCGATCCTGTCCGCGCATTGGGCGGATCATGATCAAGCCATTCAACATTATAAGTACAAAGGCGCGGCCGTTGCAGCCGCGCCAATTTCGGGAGGAATAGATGACTCAGCTGGTCTTGCGTGAGGATTTCGGAGGTTGGGTGCAGCTAACCTTGAACCGTCCCGAAAAACTCAATTCCTTGAACGTAGAAATGTTTGCCGAATTGCGCGCGCATGTCGCGGATCTCGCCGATAGCACCGGAATTGGCTGTGTTGTCTTGCGCGGCGCGGGAAAGTGTTTCTCTGCCGGTCATGACCTGGGTGGCATTGCGGAGGGCGAAACACCGCCGAGCAAAGGGTGGCATTCAGAAACGCTGCGCTTGCTCGGAAAGCTCCCGATCCCGGTCGTCGCCGCGGTCCATGGTCATTGCTACACCGGCGCACTCGAAGTGGCATTGGCCGCGGATTTCATCATGGCAAGCGACACCGCCCGATTTGGCGACACCCACGCCAAATTTGCACTGACCCCGGTATGGGGGATGAGTGTTCGATTGCCGCGGCGTGTGGGATTGGCCACGGCAAAACGATTAATGTTCACCGCCGAAATGTTCGGCGCACAAGAAGCGGTCCGTATCGGACTTGCGGAGTTTACCGTCCCGGATGAGGCGTTCGATGCAGAAATCACCCGGCTCGCAGAACAGATCGCTGCGCAAAGCCACTTTAGCCACGCCGCCATAAAGCGATTGTTGGATCAAGCCGACGGCAGGCCCACCGATGACGGTTTGATCCGCGAATGGATGGACGGCGAAGGGCGCGGCCCCGACATGCATGAACGGATCGGGGCATTTCAGAAAAAATAGCCGCGTTACAATTTGCGGTATTTCGGATGATCCGGCCCATCGATCTTGAACGTGGGCAGCGGAAAATCGGGGTCCGGCTCAAATCCCGGCTGGTCGCGCAATGGGCTTTTCCAATCGACAATATATGTCCGCGCCGAAATGCGCCATTCGGGGCCTTTGTCATGGTCGCGTTTCTCCCACTCATCGAGATAACGCCCGCCGATCAAATCGCCGCCAATTGTGCCATCTTCTTGCAATCGGCCACCGCCAAAAATGCCGTAACATTCGCTGCTGGCGGCTGTGTTGGAATGAAACCGAATGAGAGGCGATGACAGCATATGCCATCGCCGCGCAAGCGATCGTTCGGTTTCCATGACCACCGACAAAAAGTCCTTCGCCGCACCGGTGAAAAAGCCGTACTCAATTTCTGCATCGGGCCAATAACAACTCGCCTGCCCTTCGGCGTCTAGCCAATCGAGCGTGCGGCAATATCGTTGAATCACATCGCCAATCGCCTGTTTGTCGATCAATTCCTGTATGACTTGATCCTTGGTGTCTGACACGCCGCCCCTCCTCAATCCGCCAGTTGATGATCCCGACTATCGGCCCGATCACGGCATGAAAGCCACAAGCAATTTCGGGAGGGAACCATGACCACCAAGGCAGGAACAGCGCAGCCAGCGGACAGCCCCAACATCAACTTGTTCGATCCTGGGCTGCAACAATGCCCGTATGACGCGTACAAACAATTGCGCGACGATGCGCCTGTCTACGCGATACCGGGCACCGATATGTTCGTCGTTTCTCGCTATGATGATGTGCGCGAAGTCTTGATGGATCCCACCCGCTTTCCCAGCTCCGCCGCCGATACGCCATTCCGCGCCAGCGCGGGCAATGTTCAACGCGGCGAGATGGTCGCCGCGCGTTTCGCGGAGAAAGGATGGGTCCCAGCCCCAACGCTAAACGGTCGAGATGATCCCAATCACAAACAAATGCGCGCCATGTTCAATCAAGCGTTCAAACCATCGCGCATCAAAGAAATCGACCATCACGTCGAAACGTTGGCTTACCAATTGATCGATGGCTTTATCGATGATGGTCACTGCGAATGGGTAAAGCAGTTTTGCGTGCCGCTGCCGTTGTTCATTATCGGCGAACAAATGGGCGCAAAGCGAGAGGATATGTGGCGGATCAAACGCTGGACCGACGCGTTCTTTCAACGCATTTCGCTCATGCTACCCGAAGACCGCCACATGGAGATGGTCGACCGAGAGATAGAGGCTCAGCACTATTTTCAACCCATCTTTGAGCGGCTCCGCGAGAACCCCGATGACAGTTTGATTAGCGTGTTGGTCAACACCGTGATCGAAGAATGGGGCCGCACTCTCACGGACAATGAACTGCACGGCGAAATGATGGCCGATACCTTTGTCGGCGGCAGCGAAACGACCACCAATGCTTTGGCGGCTGGGATGAAATTGTTGATCGAAAACAAAGATGTTTGGCATCAATTGAAATCCGATCCTGACCGCTACATGAAAACATTTGTCGAAGAGGTCGTGCGCCTAGAAAGCCCGGTCCAATCGTTGATGAGATTTGTACGCGAAGACACCGAATTATCCGGCGTGACAATACCCGCTGGCTCTATGATCAACGTCCGCTTTGCCGCGGCCAACCGCGATGAACGCACTTTTGACGCGCCGCAGAAACTGGACCTCAACCGCCCTAAAGCGGGTGCTCATATGGGGTTTGGGTCAGGCACCCACCATTGTTTGGGCGCCCCATTGGCGCGGCGGGAATTGATCTGGGGTTTCACCGCCGTTGTTGATCGGTTTGACGACATGCATTTTGCTGCAGGCAAGAACACATTTGAGTATCATCCGCACTTCTTGCTGAGATCGTTAAAAGAGCTGCATATCGAGTTTGAGCCCAAGCAGAAGTAGTCAGCGGGTCAACCGTTCGCGCGCGCTGCGCTGCGCCCGGCAAGATAGCCAAACGTTAAGGCCGGGCCCAATGTTCCGCCCGCCCCGGCATAGATCCCACCTGTCGGGCAGGCGATCGCGTTACCAGCGCCAAACAGGCCTGTGATCGGTTCACCATCATGGCCCAAAATCCGCGCATTACCATCGGTGCGCGCGCCTCCATTCGTGCCCAGCAATCCCATGCGAATTTCAACAGCGTAATAGGGCGCCCGTTCGATCGCCCCCAATGTGACCGCTGTCCCTTCGCGGGTGCGATCGCCGTAGAAGTGATCATATGCGCTCGTCCCGCGTTCAAAATCGCGATCTTCACCGTCTTTTGCAAAGCCATTGAATCGGGAAACCGTGGCGTTCAAACCGGATGCAGGAACGCCGATTGCACTGGCCAATTGATCCAAGGTTTCGGCACGGATGACCCAGTCGGGCACCGGTTGGCCCGGTAGACGCGGCCCAATCGGATAGCGATCGACGTAATCTTCATCAAAGATCAGCCATGCCGGAAGGTTTGGGTAATCATAGGTTTGCGGGTCGAACTGGTGAAACGCCCCGGCCAAGGCGGAGTAATTGGCCGCTTCGTTGCAAAACCTCTCGCCCTTGGCGTTGACCATGATCGAATGCGGAACGGTCCGTTCAATCAGGACGGGCATCGCCCTTTCTTCGCCGTTGAATTGATCGTTTGACCACGGCGCATCGGGAACCGCCAGTGTTGGCGCCCACCATGCTTGAGTCATGTTGCCCAATTTTGCGCCGCTTTCCATCGCCAATGTATGACCTTCGCCGCGTGCCGTCGGCGGACTGGCCGGGGCATCAATTGGCCCTCGCAGGAACGTTTGTCGCTTGTCCTCATCCCATTCAAAACCGCCGGTCGTGATGATCACTCCGTTGCGCGCAGCAAGAGAAAATGGCTCCCCCTTGCGCGTTCCTTCGATGCCGGTGATGCGCCCATCGGTTTTAGCCAACCGCTTGGTCTCCACCTCCAAAATCGGTTCAATGCCGCGATCCAGACACGCCTTTAGCAATCGCGCGACCATCGCCTGGCCAAAACCGCGTTCATTGTTGGCTATCCGCCGGCCCAATTCTTCGGGCGGCACCACCCCACTGCCGCCGCCCAATGGCGTTTCGCGCAGCATCATCGGCTTTGGCTCTTCGATGGCGGTGATCCGGTCCGCCCATTCGCCCAACGCGCCTAGGGCAAAGAGATCATGGTCCAGCGCGCGCCCGCCTTCAGGCTTGGCCCCGGGGCGATCCAAATAATAGTCGGGATACCGATCAAGCAGCGCCACTTTAAGCGCACCCGCATCTTCCAAAAACTCCAGCGCATCTGGGCCCGATTCCACAAAAGCCTCAAGCGTTTCATCCACCAAATCGCCATGGTCGAGACTTCGGAAATAGGCGAGCGCCTCTTCTTTGCTATCGGCCATACCTGCCGCGCGTTGGCGCGGATTGTCCGCGACCCAAATGACGCCACCAGAGATCGCACCGGTCCCCCCGATACGGTCAAACCGTTCGATCAACGCCACGCTTGCACCCGCTTCGTGGGCGGCCAACGCCGCCGTCATGCCAGCAGGGCCACAGCCCAGAATGATAATGTCCACTGTTTCCATTCCGCGTTTAATCATGCCGCAAACGCCCCCCGCAATTGCTCATTTTGGCAATGTGCACCCGGTATGACTCTTCGCTAGGCATAGAGGTAAAGGAGAATTGGCATGAATCGGGACTTGAAACTCGAAGGCAAAGTCGCAGCGATCACTGGTGGCACGGCAGGTTTAGGCCGCGGCATCGCAGAAGCGTTCTTGGCTGAAGGGGCAAAAGTCGCCCTATTCGCGCGCAATCCGGAAAAAGGCGCCCGCGTGGTTGAAGAATTGCGGGTGGACCGCCCGGGGAAAGACCGCGTCGTCTTTGTCGCAGGGGATGTGATGGACCAAGGCGACGTGGAAGGGTTTATCGACACCGTCGTGGATACGTTTGGTACGATCGATATTCTCGTCAACAATGCCGGCGGCGCAGGTGACCTTCAACCGTTGGTCAACCTTTCGGACGAAGCCTTTGATGAAGCGATGAAGTGGAACGTCTATTCGACATTCTGGGCCTGTCGCCGCGCCTTGCCCCCGATGATCGACAAAGGCGATGGCCGGATTATCAACATGTCTTCCATGGAAGGAAAGCACGGCAAGCCCGTCTTTACCGCGTACACTG comes from the Erythrobacter sp. Alg231-14 genome and includes:
- a CDS encoding nuclear transport factor 2 family protein, whose protein sequence is MSELRDANIAVAERFYTSLADGDFEALAALHSDDVAFNLLGSTPVSGRWEGKDVCFGPLVADAVVGKLVPETVQFSRKWRIMCADDHRVVGLMFGGGMGTNGHEYLQTYCQIMTIKDGKIVELHELFDTALVELALNDNPTHKGPSVVERPFDF
- a CDS encoding SDR family oxidoreductase, with amino-acid sequence MMANSGELITVVGASGRQGMAQVKQALSAGYNVRAISRQEDPFGGSKIDGIDRVEVRPMDLYDPATFKPALEGSDYIFYTHPLQARADRAVLIGELGKVGAELDVKRLVWNTSSWIPDRPGDPFTYGENTKGINALWRSGCPGTVFGSVLFMDNLLTNWARPFIVNEGRYVYPHNPALEANWISLDDVAKFMIASLDRPDMEGAWINIGGPERLVGKQVTQYLSDALDKDITYDPCSPEEFGRYLVEAAGDSMPAEMRDEFAKGIQAFYEYNNEAPTRPFEVDMDHVYERFPELEGELETLGDWTKRQDWGESNSRPAFG
- a CDS encoding zinc-binding dehydrogenase → MQNRYWRIENRPDGINFANALALVEEAVPPIGDGEILIRNIMLSMDAGTRLWLTDREDGYQPPLPTGSPMTGLVVGEVITSRAEGFATGDLVRAFGVWGELSQVDAVMSGAVILDPSVDDKRAWFGPLGMNGWTALWGVEETGAAKPGERVLVSAAAGATGILAVQIAKLLGCDAWGIAGGADKCRFLTDDLGIAGALDYKSGDLAAQLDGACPADGGFDVYFDNVGGPVLDEVLTHMNHYGRIAVCGLLNDYSSNTRTAPREFDQILMRRLRVEGFFSPDFMDQGERLTKRLREWYEAGELVMPYDVTQGLENTLLAYEKLFTGGNIGKVIVEL
- a CDS encoding nuclear transport factor 2 family protein, which codes for MMGTLEDRAAIQDIIAAYAHALDRRRWGMMDHLFHDDAQFQFGLISGGWREFVDQARGILDPCLATQHQLGQILYAFSDENTCHTETYMTAMHTVPAGYPVPEVFPDKGEVYSAVIAGRYIDRFEKRGDGDDGEWRIAHRTGVYDWREFRAVEGVDLSDLPEGSCGAHNETDPSTPVVTRLLG
- a CDS encoding hotdog domain-containing protein; translated protein: MTEIEPPAGFDSAGFSPGFLDHGGPYFLKEQGSDPQLVGLRICAHHINYQDSAHGGVISTFADVALSHAVYDAERPRLAPSTITIQVNYLKGAKLGDWLEARVRLDRLGGRTAYTSGEITIDGVCIATMTGVFAIKRG
- a CDS encoding fatty acid--CoA ligase — its product is MIEANSFCDIVREHARLTPDKDAFTFGDETMSFADLDTGSNRVAHALASMGVTKGERVSFLGKNHPLYFEALLGAAKIGAVMTPVNWRLAPPEVAYILDNAQTRIVFVGEGFADMVAQVRGDTPLIEHIIGIEAPDHDGPDYRNWRDGFPADPILIDIGLHDDALQLYTSGTTGRPKGAVMTHGSILSSRGSTEDGDESADMRDWQEPVEGDVTLLAMPCFHISGTGTGLGTMVAGSNSIVLPEYDPTKALDLIENFNISKIFLVPAAIQILLNHPRVKDVDFSRLKYVTYGASPIPLELMREAMEVLGCGFVQMYGMTETSGTIVALDPEDHVPEGSPRMRSVGTPLAGVEVKIIDEQGNEVAANAVGEIATRSSKNMSRYWNNPGATTETIDADGWLRTGDAGYLDEDGYLYIHDRVKDMIISGGENIYPAEVENAVYAHPKVADVAVIGVPSEKWGEEVKACVVVKEGETLSQADLIAHSREHIAGYKCPKSIDFIDELPRNPSGKILRRELRAPYWEGKDRAVN
- a CDS encoding VOC family protein, which gives rise to MRMLGDLAIRQVAYFVPDIERAARAHSEQFGSGPFFTLRHIALTHSMHRGIERRFDHSSAYGQWGDVMIEFVMQHGNEPSAMRDLYPLQSGRYGLHHMAVFVDRLDTAIADFEARGFPLAQLSETLDGTRFAFVDATASLGHMIEMYEPNETLLGFYNFVQNAADGWDGSDPVRALGGS
- a CDS encoding enoyl-CoA hydratase-related protein; this encodes MTQLVLREDFGGWVQLTLNRPEKLNSLNVEMFAELRAHVADLADSTGIGCVVLRGAGKCFSAGHDLGGIAEGETPPSKGWHSETLRLLGKLPIPVVAAVHGHCYTGALEVALAADFIMASDTARFGDTHAKFALTPVWGMSVRLPRRVGLATAKRLMFTAEMFGAQEAVRIGLAEFTVPDEAFDAEITRLAEQIAAQSHFSHAAIKRLLDQADGRPTDDGLIREWMDGEGRGPDMHERIGAFQKK
- a CDS encoding nuclear transport factor 2 family protein, which codes for MSDTKDQVIQELIDKQAIGDVIQRYCRTLDWLDAEGQASCYWPDAEIEYGFFTGAAKDFLSVVMETERSLARRWHMLSSPLIRFHSNTAASSECYGIFGGGRLQEDGTIGGDLIGGRYLDEWEKRDHDKGPEWRISARTYIVDWKSPLRDQPGFEPDPDFPLPTFKIDGPDHPKYRKL
- a CDS encoding cytochrome P450, yielding MTTKAGTAQPADSPNINLFDPGLQQCPYDAYKQLRDDAPVYAIPGTDMFVVSRYDDVREVLMDPTRFPSSAADTPFRASAGNVQRGEMVAARFAEKGWVPAPTLNGRDDPNHKQMRAMFNQAFKPSRIKEIDHHVETLAYQLIDGFIDDGHCEWVKQFCVPLPLFIIGEQMGAKREDMWRIKRWTDAFFQRISLMLPEDRHMEMVDREIEAQHYFQPIFERLRENPDDSLISVLVNTVIEEWGRTLTDNELHGEMMADTFVGGSETTTNALAAGMKLLIENKDVWHQLKSDPDRYMKTFVEEVVRLESPVQSLMRFVREDTELSGVTIPAGSMINVRFAAANRDERTFDAPQKLDLNRPKAGAHMGFGSGTHHCLGAPLARRELIWGFTAVVDRFDDMHFAAGKNTFEYHPHFLLRSLKELHIEFEPKQK
- a CDS encoding FAD-dependent oxidoreductase, whose translation is MIKRGMETVDIIILGCGPAGMTAALAAHEAGASVALIERFDRIGGTGAISGGVIWVADNPRQRAAGMADSKEEALAYFRSLDHGDLVDETLEAFVESGPDALEFLEDAGALKVALLDRYPDYYLDRPGAKPEGGRALDHDLFALGALGEWADRITAIEEPKPMMLRETPLGGGSGVVPPEELGRRIANNERGFGQAMVARLLKACLDRGIEPILEVETKRLAKTDGRITGIEGTRKGEPFSLAARNGVIITTGGFEWDEDKRQTFLRGPIDAPASPPTARGEGHTLAMESGAKLGNMTQAWWAPTLAVPDAPWSNDQFNGEERAMPVLIERTVPHSIMVNAKGERFCNEAANYSALAGAFHQFDPQTYDYPNLPAWLIFDEDYVDRYPIGPRLPGQPVPDWVIRAETLDQLASAIGVPASGLNATVSRFNGFAKDGEDRDFERGTSAYDHFYGDRTREGTAVTLGAIERAPYYAVEIRMGLLGTNGGARTDGNARILGHDGEPITGLFGAGNAIACPTGGIYAGAGGTLGPALTFGYLAGRSAARANG
- a CDS encoding SDR family NAD(P)-dependent oxidoreductase, which encodes MNRDLKLEGKVAAITGGTAGLGRGIAEAFLAEGAKVALFARNPEKGARVVEELRVDRPGKDRVVFVAGDVMDQGDVEGFIDTVVDTFGTIDILVNNAGGAGDLQPLVNLSDEAFDEAMKWNVYSTFWACRRALPPMIDKGDGRIINMSSMEGKHGKPVFTAYTAAKHAVNGLTKSLAREVGEAGVTVNTICPGLVVTDIIKNNGPETAKAMGMEFDDMITMFASEAAIKRPNTVEEIAAMALLLASKEGAGITGANLSVDGGTAQF